A genomic stretch from Fusarium musae strain F31 chromosome 9, whole genome shotgun sequence includes:
- the SBP1 gene encoding single stranded nucleic acid binding protein (EggNog:ENOG41~BUSCO:EOG09264XT5) yields the protein MSASEPIEPKVEETKPEETKPEETKPEETKPAEAEKPVTSSSVFSMFGGGAKKEKKEEEERGDNSGSAKAQREAAEAAKGDEEEAPESEDVHFEPVIKLTEKVDTKTNEEAEEQTFKMRAKLFKFVKESSEWKERGTGDVRLLKHKENGKTRLVMRRDKTLKVCANHYIVPEMKLSPNVGSDRSWVWNAAADVSEGEPEAVTLAIRFANAENANNFKDSFMKAQKENEEIFNKAQEAEAPAS from the exons ATGTCTGCTTCCGAGCCCATCGAGCCCAAGGTcgaggagaccaagcccGAGGAGACTAAGCCcgaggagaccaagcccgaggagaccaagcctgctgaggccgagaagcCTGTCACATCTTCGTCCGTCTTCTCCATGTTCGGCGGTGGTgctaagaaggagaagaaggaggaggaggagcgcgGTGACAACTCTGGCAGTGCCAAGGCCCAGcgagaggctgctgaggctgctaAGGGTGACGAG GAGGAGGCTCCCGAGTCCGAGGATGTCCACTTCGAGCCCGTCATCAAGCTGACCGAGAAGGttgacaccaagaccaacgagGAGGCCGAGGAGCAGACCTTCAAGATGCGCGCTAAGCTTTTCAAGTTCGTCAAGGAGAGCAGTGAGTGGAAGGAGCGTGGCACTGGCGACGTTCGTCTGCTCAAGCACAAGGAGAACGGCAAGACTCGACTGGTCATGCGTCGCGACAAGACTCTCAAGGTCTGCGCCAACCACTACATCGTCCCCGAGATGAAGCTCTCCCCCAACGTTGGCTCCGACCGAAGCTGGGTGTGGAACGCTGCCGCCGATGTCAGCGAGGGTGAGCCCGAGGCTGTTACTCTGGCCATCCGATTTGCCAACGCTGAGA ACGccaacaacttcaaggaCTCCTTCATGAAGGCCCAGAAGGAGAACGAGGAGATCTTCAACAAGGCTCAGGAGGCCGAGGCTCCCGCTTCCTAA